In Gammaproteobacteria bacterium, the sequence AGATCCTGTATCGCCGGGCCCATGCGTGCGTCGTCAAAGTCCACGAAGTGCGGGCCGTCGTCGGTCCACAGGATATTGCCGGGGTGGCAGTCGCCGTGCAGGCGCAGCGACAGCACCTTGCCCTCCAGCGCGCCCGCCCGCTCGAAACCGATTACCACCTGTTTGAGCACATCCTCCACCAGGGTCGTATAGGCCTCGCGCAGGTCGTCGGGCACAAAACCCGTGGACAGGATGTAGCGAAACGGCTCGTGGCCGAAACTGTCGATACTCAGGGAGGGGCGATGCCGAAACGGGCTGGTGGCGCCGATGGCGTGGATGCGGCCCAGAAACCGTCCCACCCACAGCAGGTGATCGGGGTTTTCCAGATCCGGGGTGCGGCCCCCGCGCCGCGGATACAGCGCAAAGCGAAATCCGCCATGCTCGAACAGGCTGCGCCCGCTCGCATCCCGCAGCGGGGCGACGGCGGGGATCTCGGCCTGCGCCAGCTGCGCGGCAAAATCGTGTTCCTCCTGGATCGCCGCATCAGTCCAGCGCTGGGGCCGGTAAAATTTGACGATCACCGGCGCGGCCTCTTCAATGCCCACCTGATAGACGCGGTTCTCGTAACTGTTCAGCGCCAGTTGCCGGCCGTCACTGTGTCCGCCGACCAGCGGCGCAACGCTGTCCACGGCATCCAGCACCGCGTCGGGGGTCAACAGGGCGTAGGCGTGGGTGGGATCGGTATCGGTGGTCATCATGTTTAGTGGCTCGCCGTTGGCGTACTGGGGACCCGTTAGGGTAACATCTATTGCGCTTTGTTCTTGAAACCATCGTACCTGGAAGCATCGTACCTGGAACCATTGTACTCTCAACCATCGCCGCGTCTTTTTCGGACCCGGCCCCAGCCATCGGGAACACGCTACACTTAACATCATGCCAGATAACGCCTCCAACCCCCTGCTACAGCTGACCGACCTGCCCCCCTTCAGCGCCATTAAACCCGAACATGTGGAGCCGGCCATCGAGCAGATCCTGGCCGACAACCGCGCCGCCATCGAGGCCCTGCTGGCCAATGACGTCACGCCCGGCTGGGACAACATCATGCGCCCGCTGGAGGATCTCGAGGATCGCCTCGCCCGCGCCTGGTCGCCGGTC encodes:
- a CDS encoding serine/threonine protein kinase — encoded protein: MMTTDTDPTHAYALLTPDAVLDAVDSVAPLVGGHSDGRQLALNSYENRVYQVGIEEAAPVIVKFYRPQRWTDAAIQEEHDFAAQLAQAEIPAVAPLRDASGRSLFEHGGFRFALYPRRGGRTPDLENPDHLLWVGRFLGRIHAIGATSPFRHRPSLSIDSFGHEPFRYILSTGFVPDDLREAYTTLVEDVLKQVVIGFERAGALEGKVLSLRLHGDCHPGNILWTDDGPHFVDFDDARMGPAIQDLWMLLSGDRRQMTGQLDELLAGYSEFMDFNPRELHLIEPLRSLRMIHYSAWLARRWDDPTFPMHFPWFGEARYWEEQILALREQAAIMMNEAPLQWMG